One window from the genome of Silvimonas iriomotensis encodes:
- a CDS encoding chorismate mutase, whose translation MSENNPLAEVRKSIDNLDNAIVAILAERFRLTERVGVIKQSESLPVEDLDRERLQEAHYRELAVSYGLNQDTLVEIMKTIIGQVKKRHADIIAEHTK comes from the coding sequence ATGTCAGAAAACAATCCACTCGCTGAGGTTCGCAAGAGCATTGATAACCTCGACAACGCCATCGTGGCCATCTTGGCCGAACGCTTCAGGCTCACGGAGCGGGTGGGCGTTATCAAGCAATCTGAATCTTTGCCGGTCGAGGACTTAGACCGGGAGCGCCTGCAGGAAGCTCATTACCGCGAGCTGGCTGTCTCTTATGGTTTGAATCAGGACACGCTCGTTGAAATCATGAAGACCATCATTGGCCAGGTGAAGAAACGTCACGCGGATATCATTGCCGAGCATACAAAGTAA